A DNA window from Robbsia sp. KACC 23696 contains the following coding sequences:
- a CDS encoding YkgJ family cysteine cluster protein: protein MHCRPGCGACCIAPSISSPIPGMPLGKAAGEKCIQLDSALRCKIFGHPERPDVCGSLQPEPTMCGDNREHAMHWIAVLESATTPV from the coding sequence ATGCATTGCCGTCCCGGATGCGGCGCATGCTGCATCGCCCCTTCCATTTCCAGTCCGATTCCCGGCATGCCGCTTGGCAAAGCTGCCGGCGAAAAATGCATTCAGCTCGATAGCGCGCTGCGCTGCAAGATTTTCGGCCACCCGGAGCGGCCGGACGTTTGCGGATCGCTCCAGCCTGAACCGACAATGTGTGGGGATAACCGAGAGCACGCGATGCATTGGATCGCCGTACTGGAAAGCGCCACGACGCCAGTCTGA
- a CDS encoding lactonase family protein, protein MMQLLQSTKTQKFGTIVALFSLLLLAPLAYADAAPSAPGPIAAATTAQAADEIIYVGTQSNQIHALRFNAADGTLRDIGVVETGLASTWLVANKAPASKVPVLYSVDDHTQSEGSITAFSADPADGTLRKINTVSTEAKGTTYLWLDKRSMTFLAANYGSGSLVSVAVNDDGSVGSLVSTVKETGAGPNRRQASAHAHSAAVDPSGRYVLVPDLGADRVFVYRFDRATRMLTDSAASGPAPFVAPPGTGPRHLVFGKDGQFVYLLTELSAEVMVLRWDASHGQLALVQTLPISSPQFNGVKSGAEIALSRDGRFVYVADRGEHTFVVYRVAPDAGTLSLVQRVSTGGERPWDFEIDASGKWIFVANQGSGSVRLFSIDTATGMVTDSGQSVDMAGPVSIGFLR, encoded by the coding sequence ATGATGCAGCTCCTGCAAAGCACGAAAACACAAAAGTTCGGCACGATCGTTGCGCTGTTTTCTCTCCTCTTACTCGCACCGTTAGCGTACGCCGACGCGGCCCCTTCCGCACCCGGCCCTATCGCTGCGGCGACGACCGCGCAAGCCGCCGACGAAATCATTTACGTGGGCACCCAAAGCAATCAGATACACGCGTTGCGCTTCAATGCCGCGGACGGCACATTGCGAGACATCGGTGTCGTTGAAACGGGTCTCGCCTCGACATGGCTCGTTGCGAATAAAGCGCCCGCTTCCAAGGTTCCGGTCCTGTATTCGGTGGACGATCATACGCAAAGCGAAGGTAGCATCACGGCGTTTTCAGCCGACCCGGCCGACGGCACGTTGCGCAAAATCAATACGGTGAGCACGGAAGCCAAGGGAACGACCTATCTGTGGCTGGACAAACGCTCCATGACATTTCTTGCCGCCAACTATGGCAGCGGATCGTTGGTCAGCGTCGCCGTGAACGACGACGGCAGCGTGGGCTCGCTCGTGTCCACGGTAAAGGAAACCGGGGCCGGTCCGAACCGCCGCCAAGCCAGCGCGCACGCGCATAGCGCCGCCGTGGATCCTTCCGGCCGCTACGTGCTGGTGCCCGACCTTGGCGCCGATCGCGTCTTCGTCTACCGCTTCGATCGCGCCACGCGCATGCTGACCGATAGTGCCGCGAGCGGTCCGGCACCCTTCGTTGCGCCGCCCGGCACCGGTCCGCGTCATCTCGTTTTCGGCAAGGACGGGCAGTTTGTCTATCTGTTGACGGAGCTCAGTGCAGAGGTGATGGTGCTGCGCTGGGACGCGTCGCACGGACAGTTGGCGTTGGTGCAGACGTTGCCGATCAGCAGCCCGCAGTTCAACGGTGTTAAAAGCGGCGCCGAGATCGCGCTCAGTCGTGATGGTCGTTTCGTCTATGTCGCGGACCGTGGCGAACATACTTTCGTCGTTTACCGCGTCGCCCCCGACGCCGGCACGTTGTCGCTGGTACAACGCGTGTCGACCGGTGGCGAACGGCCGTGGGATTTTGAGATAGATGCCTCGGGGAAGTGGATCTTCGTCGCGAATCAAGGCAGCGGCTCGGTCAGGCTGTTTTCGATCGATACCGCGACCGGCATGGTGACGGATAGCGGTCAGTCGGTGGACATGGCGGGCCCGGTCAGCATCGGATTTTTGCGATAG
- a CDS encoding helix-turn-helix domain-containing protein has product MITKVQANWTTKKKLTTVPNVRLYVDRPDAEDWFVHVGHVTDRGRWKTEPHAHPAYGQVIFVRNGHGIMNLEGYRVPFEGPCALVLPTGCVHGLDYELDADRWVVTIEQAYLTQVNAKLHEFIAFWSLPRIISLSHSAEAGMAFYNLIGRLQQELDSEAVGQVVGIEAVLTTLLLMLLREARLDQSRNDGAMRNDVRLVDRFRKLIDQHYRENLPLQDYASMMAVSLVQLRAACASAADQSPTKMIHARIITEAKRTLIFGDMSVEQIAFWLGFGDAAYFTRFFRREVGQAPSQFRIAARNQSHHKVLPHGPT; this is encoded by the coding sequence GTGATCACCAAAGTTCAAGCGAATTGGACTACGAAGAAGAAACTGACCACCGTGCCGAATGTGCGTTTATACGTCGATCGTCCCGACGCCGAAGATTGGTTCGTGCATGTAGGTCATGTGACGGACCGGGGTCGTTGGAAAACGGAGCCTCACGCGCATCCGGCGTATGGTCAAGTGATCTTCGTGCGTAATGGGCACGGCATCATGAATCTGGAAGGGTATCGGGTGCCGTTCGAAGGCCCCTGTGCCTTGGTGTTGCCGACAGGCTGCGTCCATGGTCTCGACTATGAGTTGGATGCGGACCGGTGGGTGGTCACCATCGAGCAAGCATATTTGACACAGGTCAACGCCAAGCTTCACGAATTCATCGCTTTCTGGTCCCTCCCCCGTATCATCTCCCTCTCCCACTCCGCCGAAGCCGGCATGGCTTTCTACAACCTGATCGGCAGATTACAGCAGGAACTGGATTCGGAGGCAGTCGGTCAAGTCGTGGGCATCGAAGCGGTCCTGACGACCTTGCTGCTCATGTTGTTGCGGGAAGCCCGCTTGGACCAGAGCCGTAACGACGGTGCGATGCGCAACGACGTGCGTCTGGTGGACCGCTTTCGGAAGCTGATCGATCAGCATTATCGCGAGAATCTGCCGCTACAGGACTATGCGTCGATGATGGCCGTATCACTGGTGCAATTGCGTGCGGCGTGTGCCTCGGCGGCAGACCAAAGCCCGACGAAAATGATCCATGCGCGCATCATCACCGAGGCGAAGCGCACCTTGATTTTCGGCGATATGTCGGTGGAGCAAATTGCCTTTTGGCTCGGCTTTGGCGATGCTGCTTACTTCACCCGATTCTTCCGTCGAGAAGTGGGTCAAGCGCCAAGCCAGTTCCGCATCGCCGCGCGCAATCAGTCGCATCACAAAGTCTTGCCCCACGGTCCCACGTGA
- a CDS encoding porin, translating into MKKLAILAMGMASACLLPTAHAQSSVTLYGVIDNGIDYQSPNGAKATVRAVSGGLFASRFGLKGTEDIGGGLHVNFQLEDGFNGETGAAASATAAFNRQAWVGLSGHFGEVRLGLQNTPQYIFLNPELDPLAVQSIGSPMNSLNSLTVRETNAISYFTPTYYGLSAQFMVAMRDTTTKPSQGLQFYNAAVKYINGPFHIAAGYEQAGNATGTSLLKIFNAGTSMSFGAARVFLAYHNERQTDNSIKRDTYQLSGSYMLNPANMVVAMYAYEHDRTGQGNNAQQVGLTYEYLLSTRTTLYGAAGFIQNRSKAAFTLTGTNYAGVAVSPGANTRGVTLGIVHRF; encoded by the coding sequence ATGAAAAAACTGGCCATTCTTGCAATGGGCATGGCGTCTGCATGCCTGCTTCCCACAGCGCATGCACAGTCGTCGGTGACCCTCTATGGCGTCATCGACAACGGCATCGACTACCAGAGCCCGAACGGCGCGAAAGCCACGGTCCGCGCGGTGTCGGGTGGACTCTTCGCCAGTCGCTTCGGGTTGAAAGGGACGGAAGATATCGGCGGCGGCCTGCATGTCAACTTCCAGTTGGAAGATGGCTTCAATGGCGAGACCGGGGCGGCCGCGAGTGCCACCGCGGCATTCAATCGGCAGGCCTGGGTAGGACTATCCGGTCACTTCGGCGAGGTCCGTCTGGGCTTGCAGAATACGCCGCAATATATTTTCCTGAATCCGGAACTCGATCCGCTCGCGGTGCAAAGCATCGGCTCACCGATGAATAGCCTCAACAGCCTGACGGTGCGGGAGACCAATGCGATCTCGTACTTCACGCCAACGTATTACGGCCTTAGCGCGCAGTTCATGGTCGCGATGCGCGACACCACGACCAAACCTTCACAGGGCTTACAGTTCTATAATGCCGCCGTCAAATATATCAACGGTCCTTTCCACATTGCGGCCGGCTACGAGCAGGCGGGCAACGCTACCGGCACATCGCTGCTGAAAATATTTAATGCCGGCACGTCGATGAGCTTTGGCGCGGCCCGGGTCTTTCTCGCGTACCACAACGAACGTCAAACCGATAACAGCATCAAGCGCGATACGTACCAATTGTCCGGCTCGTATATGCTCAATCCGGCGAATATGGTGGTGGCCATGTATGCGTATGAACATGACCGTACAGGGCAAGGAAACAATGCACAGCAAGTCGGCTTAACTTACGAATACTTGCTTTCAACACGGACGACGCTGTACGGCGCCGCCGGCTTTATTCAGAACCGAAGCAAGGCGGCTTTCACACTAACAGGTACGAACTACGCCGGTGTGGCCGTATCGCCGGGTGCCAATACGCGCGGCGTGACGCTCGGCATCGTGCATCGCTTCTGA
- a CDS encoding protocatechuate 3,4-dioxygenase — MAKIVFGMAVPHSGMLGQAPEDWLKNGERDRNNPELWYRNRTWTYPELEAERGAAFDPFLTLEERTARAARCRTALDTMAQAYRDAKIDVAIILGKDQKEIFTDFSPSIAIYTGEDVHNGPPQRSVYAPDHHVTHKCHPPLAHFLIDHFQREHFDLTDLFAWPDNVWMKPLPDYPVVPHAYSFVYHQIMGDNPPPHVPVIMNCFYPPTQPSMARCIDFGRVLRDAINAWPDDVRVGIFASGGLSHFVNDEEFDKKIMKMLAEYDYDGLAAVDDRSYQSGTSEIKLYVSVMKSVEETGAQMTLVDYVPCWRTAAGTGEGMGFMYWRGAD; from the coding sequence ATGGCGAAGATCGTATTCGGGATGGCCGTGCCGCACAGCGGCATGTTGGGGCAAGCGCCGGAAGACTGGCTCAAAAACGGAGAACGGGACAGAAACAATCCCGAGCTGTGGTACCGCAATCGGACATGGACCTACCCGGAACTGGAAGCAGAACGCGGCGCCGCATTCGACCCATTTCTCACCCTGGAGGAACGGACGGCGCGCGCCGCACGCTGCCGCACGGCATTGGACACGATGGCCCAAGCCTATCGCGATGCCAAGATCGACGTCGCTATTATTTTGGGAAAAGACCAAAAGGAAATCTTCACCGATTTCTCGCCGTCGATTGCGATATACACCGGCGAGGACGTCCATAACGGACCGCCGCAGCGCTCCGTCTATGCGCCGGACCATCACGTCACGCACAAATGTCATCCGCCCTTGGCGCATTTTCTGATCGATCACTTCCAGCGCGAACACTTCGATCTGACCGACTTGTTCGCCTGGCCGGACAACGTCTGGATGAAACCGCTCCCCGACTACCCCGTCGTGCCGCATGCTTACAGCTTCGTCTATCACCAGATCATGGGCGACAACCCGCCGCCGCATGTCCCGGTGATCATGAACTGCTTCTATCCGCCTACGCAGCCATCGATGGCGCGATGCATCGACTTTGGCCGCGTCCTGCGCGATGCCATCAATGCCTGGCCCGACGATGTCCGCGTAGGAATTTTCGCATCGGGGGGCCTGTCGCACTTCGTCAACGACGAGGAATTCGACAAGAAGATCATGAAGATGCTGGCCGAATACGATTACGACGGCTTGGCCGCCGTGGACGATCGCTCCTATCAATCCGGGACGTCCGAGATCAAGTTGTATGTCAGCGTGATGAAATCGGTAGAGGAAACCGGCGCGCAAATGACCCTGGTGGACTACGTTCCTTGCTGGCGTACCGCAGCAGGCACCGGTGAAGGCATGGGCTTCATGTACTGGCGCGGCGCAGACTGA
- a CDS encoding MFS transporter — protein sequence METSKPAVTGIASRWGVLALLASGVLISYVDRTSISSVLADPSFIKRFALTNVDRGWINSAFFWSYGLFQVPMGWVADRYGVKFPYAICFGLWCIVTALMGAVTTLESLVMLRLIIGMAEAIVIPASYRWIRNNFDESQNGLAAGVLTMGNKFGPALGAPVGAWFIVHYSWQAMFIATGIVGLIWLLPWSLLVRNDFPSKSARVQADTRARTVTFGSVLASPVVWGGMITNFCYGYFTFYCMTWMPAYLVEQRGLSIANSGLFTFFSFAGIAIVAVLAGWAADHLIARGGNATFVRKAFTIAGFVGGCTVLLGAYAHSLGMALFWNVLSLSLLGLATANNLVLSRLTMIPRPAIGLVTGVQQLATSLAGGVAASLSGWLLHVSGSYDLPMLVILVFLLIGAVTTVFMFRPEWAPKVTEGNAKLREA from the coding sequence ATGGAGACAAGCAAGCCGGCCGTCACAGGCATCGCAAGCCGATGGGGCGTCCTTGCCCTGCTGGCAAGCGGCGTATTGATTTCGTATGTCGATCGCACCAGCATATCCAGCGTGCTGGCCGACCCGAGCTTCATCAAGCGATTCGCGCTGACGAACGTTGACCGGGGTTGGATCAACTCGGCCTTTTTCTGGTCCTACGGCCTGTTCCAGGTTCCGATGGGATGGGTGGCCGACCGCTACGGCGTCAAATTTCCGTATGCGATTTGCTTCGGCCTCTGGTGCATCGTCACGGCACTGATGGGCGCCGTGACCACGCTGGAAAGTCTCGTCATGCTGCGGCTGATTATCGGGATGGCGGAGGCGATTGTCATTCCCGCGAGTTACCGCTGGATCCGCAATAACTTCGACGAAAGCCAAAACGGCTTGGCGGCGGGCGTGCTCACGATGGGCAACAAATTCGGTCCGGCACTGGGCGCGCCAGTGGGCGCCTGGTTCATCGTGCATTACTCCTGGCAGGCAATGTTCATCGCCACCGGCATCGTCGGCTTGATCTGGCTGCTTCCCTGGTCACTGCTCGTGCGGAATGATTTCCCTTCCAAGTCGGCCCGCGTGCAGGCGGATACGCGAGCCCGCACGGTGACGTTCGGCAGTGTTCTGGCAAGTCCGGTGGTATGGGGCGGCATGATCACGAACTTCTGCTACGGCTATTTCACGTTTTACTGCATGACGTGGATGCCCGCCTATCTCGTGGAACAGCGTGGTCTTTCGATCGCCAATTCGGGCCTTTTCACCTTCTTCAGTTTTGCCGGTATCGCGATTGTCGCCGTGTTGGCAGGGTGGGCTGCCGACCATCTGATCGCCCGGGGCGGTAACGCGACGTTCGTGCGGAAGGCGTTCACGATCGCCGGCTTTGTCGGCGGATGCACCGTCTTGCTTGGCGCCTACGCGCATTCGCTTGGCATGGCGCTGTTCTGGAACGTGCTGTCGCTCTCCTTGCTCGGACTGGCCACCGCGAACAACCTGGTGCTCTCGCGCTTGACGATGATCCCGCGACCCGCTATCGGCCTGGTAACCGGCGTACAGCAGTTGGCAACCAGCCTGGCGGGCGGCGTGGCGGCCAGTCTCTCGGGCTGGCTCCTCCATGTCAGCGGAAGCTATGACCTGCCCATGCTGGTGATCCTTGTGTTCCTGCTGATCGGCGCTGTCACCACCGTGTTTATGTTCCGCCCGGAATGGGCACCCAAGGTCACGGAAGGCAACGCCAAGCTGAGGGAAGCGTAA
- a CDS encoding PhnD/SsuA/transferrin family substrate-binding protein, whose translation MTKKVPLKIAIANFPHTAAVRDGTIPIEGVDAEFVNVQPQIGAFRRMVRDVEFDVCELAPTTYIIARAYNAPFVALPIFVTRRFHHSGLLVRPDAGIKTPKDLEGKKVGVRAYSVTTGVWTRQVLIDEYGLDSSKVTWVVDDEEHVTQLTLPKNVIHAPAGSSLADMMAKGELVAGFEANAGIGRTGAPTGGWQEVEANYPDLFPNAAVAEKAYYQRTGIYPMHGTIVVKDAILAEHPWIARSIYDAFEKAKQAWLQRLDAGEATTASDKKYLALRDIVGHDPLPYGMQANIKTIEALEATAFKQELTPRRMSIDSLFVDPLAV comes from the coding sequence TTGACTAAGAAAGTACCGCTCAAGATCGCGATTGCCAATTTCCCGCATACGGCGGCAGTGCGCGACGGCACCATTCCCATCGAAGGCGTGGATGCCGAATTTGTCAATGTGCAGCCGCAGATCGGCGCGTTCCGTCGCATGGTGCGCGACGTGGAATTCGATGTCTGCGAGCTTGCGCCAACCACCTATATCATCGCGCGGGCTTACAACGCGCCGTTCGTAGCGTTGCCGATCTTCGTGACACGGCGCTTCCACCATAGCGGCTTGCTGGTGCGCCCGGATGCCGGCATCAAGACGCCGAAAGACCTGGAGGGGAAAAAGGTAGGGGTGCGGGCCTATTCGGTGACCACGGGCGTCTGGACGCGTCAGGTGTTGATCGATGAGTACGGCCTGGATTCCTCGAAAGTTACCTGGGTCGTGGATGACGAAGAACACGTTACGCAGCTGACGCTGCCGAAAAATGTGATCCATGCACCGGCCGGCAGCTCGCTCGCCGATATGATGGCCAAGGGAGAACTGGTTGCAGGCTTCGAAGCGAACGCCGGCATCGGTCGCACCGGCGCACCGACGGGCGGTTGGCAAGAGGTGGAAGCGAATTATCCCGATTTATTCCCGAACGCTGCCGTTGCTGAAAAGGCGTACTACCAGCGTACCGGCATCTATCCGATGCACGGCACGATCGTCGTGAAAGACGCCATTCTCGCCGAGCATCCGTGGATCGCCCGATCGATCTATGACGCCTTCGAGAAGGCAAAGCAAGCATGGCTGCAACGCCTCGACGCCGGCGAAGCGACCACCGCAAGCGACAAGAAATACCTGGCGCTGCGCGACATCGTCGGGCACGACCCGCTGCCCTACGGGATGCAAGCGAATATCAAGACGATCGAGGCGCTGGAAGCAACGGCGTTCAAGCAAGAACTGACGCCCCGCCGCATGTCGATCGACTCGCTGTTCGTCGACCCTCTGGCCGTTTGA
- a CDS encoding porin, whose amino-acid sequence MEKRFTAALFLASTCALGTAHAQSSVTLYGLIDNGIEYQNGGNGGAFRAVSGGLYATVFGFRGREDLGGGLQLNFTLEEGFSGQTGAQQTAGYAFNRLAWVGLAGDWGEFRIGRQKKPEYLLLNDEMDPTGVKSIASPLDNFMAETVRSNNAIAYFLPVMYGLTVQFMVAMRDSTTKPTDGLQFYNAAARYVHGPFRLAGGYEQQGNATGTSLQRIVSAVASMGIGDGRVYMSYHSERQSDHSENFAIYEASGSYSFTAADQLSLMYAYAHDQRGLGNNAQQVGVVYEYSLSRRTKVYGALGIIQNRNQAAYSLNGTAYSGVTVAPGAFARGIMFGIANRF is encoded by the coding sequence ATGGAAAAGCGTTTTACTGCAGCATTGTTCTTGGCAAGCACCTGTGCGCTCGGCACCGCGCACGCCCAGTCATCCGTCACCCTATACGGGTTGATAGACAACGGCATCGAATACCAAAACGGCGGCAATGGCGGTGCGTTTCGGGCGGTGTCCGGCGGCCTGTATGCCACTGTCTTTGGTTTCAGAGGCCGCGAGGATCTCGGGGGCGGCTTGCAGTTGAATTTTACGCTGGAAGAAGGTTTTTCAGGACAGACCGGGGCGCAACAGACGGCGGGATATGCATTCAACCGGCTGGCATGGGTCGGCCTTGCCGGAGATTGGGGCGAGTTTCGTATCGGTCGGCAGAAGAAACCGGAGTACCTGCTGCTGAACGATGAAATGGATCCCACCGGCGTGAAAAGCATTGCATCGCCACTCGATAACTTCATGGCGGAGACCGTCCGGTCCAATAACGCCATCGCTTACTTTCTGCCGGTCATGTACGGCCTGACCGTGCAGTTCATGGTCGCGATGCGCGACAGCACCACCAAGCCCACCGATGGACTCCAGTTCTACAATGCGGCCGCACGGTATGTGCATGGCCCCTTCCGGCTTGCCGGGGGCTATGAACAGCAGGGCAATGCTACTGGGACGTCGCTGCAGCGCATCGTCAGCGCCGTCGCGTCGATGGGCATCGGCGACGGCCGGGTGTATATGTCCTATCACTCCGAACGTCAGAGCGATCATAGCGAAAACTTTGCCATCTACGAGGCGTCCGGATCGTATTCCTTCACCGCCGCCGATCAATTGTCGCTGATGTACGCCTATGCGCACGATCAGCGAGGTCTCGGCAACAACGCACAGCAGGTGGGCGTGGTCTACGAGTACAGCCTTTCCCGAAGAACCAAGGTCTATGGCGCGCTAGGCATCATTCAGAATCGGAACCAGGCGGCCTACTCCTTGAACGGCACCGCCTATTCCGGCGTCACCGTCGCGCCCGGCGCGTTTGCGCGCGGCATCATGTTCGGCATTGCCAATCGGTTCTAA
- a CDS encoding IclR family transcriptional regulator, translating to MTDDSADVAHGADLSRTRQQVAPDLTREDRPGDTYVQSFARGLSVIRSFNAERPAQTLTDVAEATGLTRAGARRILLTLHTLGYVETEGRLFRLTPKILELGFTFLTSLPFWNLAEPVLEQLSARVQESASAAVLDGHEIVYVLRVPMQKIMTINLSIGSRLPAYCSSMGRVLLSALDDEELDARLAATTLTQRTPRTKTEPAALKAEIAQVRDQGWSLVDQELEAGLISISAPIRNRQGRVIAAMNISGNAQRKNAQQMIDTYLAPLRDAAASVSRLVAQRG from the coding sequence ATGACCGACGATTCTGCAGACGTGGCGCACGGCGCCGACCTATCCCGTACTCGCCAACAGGTCGCGCCCGATCTCACGCGCGAGGACCGGCCCGGTGACACGTATGTGCAATCCTTTGCACGCGGCCTTAGCGTAATCCGCTCGTTCAATGCCGAACGGCCGGCACAGACGCTGACGGACGTCGCCGAGGCCACCGGGCTGACGCGTGCCGGTGCGCGACGGATCCTTCTGACCTTGCATACGCTGGGCTATGTCGAAACGGAGGGGCGGTTGTTTCGGCTGACGCCGAAGATTTTGGAATTGGGCTTTACGTTTCTCACGTCCCTGCCTTTCTGGAATCTGGCCGAGCCGGTGTTGGAGCAGCTCTCCGCGCGCGTGCAGGAAAGCGCGTCGGCGGCAGTGCTGGACGGACATGAGATCGTGTATGTCCTGCGGGTGCCGATGCAAAAGATCATGACGATCAATTTATCGATCGGCAGCCGTTTGCCGGCCTATTGCAGCTCGATGGGGCGCGTGTTGCTGTCGGCGCTCGATGACGAGGAGCTGGATGCGCGACTCGCGGCAACGACGTTAACGCAGCGCACGCCGCGCACGAAAACGGAGCCCGCTGCCCTGAAGGCCGAAATCGCACAAGTGCGAGATCAGGGATGGTCGCTCGTCGATCAAGAGCTGGAGGCGGGCTTGATTTCGATATCGGCGCCCATTCGGAATCGCCAGGGACGCGTGATTGCCGCGATGAATATCAGCGGTAACGCCCAGCGGAAAAATGCGCAACAAATGATCGATACCTATCTGGCACCGCTGCGCGACGCGGCGGCAAGCGTGTCTCGCCTGGTGGCACAGCGCGGTTAG
- a CDS encoding 3-oxoacid CoA-transferase subunit A, translating into MINKIYESAAAALADIRDESTVMIGGFGNAGMPAELIDALIDQGARELTIVNNNAGNGETGLAALLKAGRVRKIVCSFPRQTDSHIFDGLYRAGKIELELVPQGNLAERIRAAGAGIGGFFTPTGFGTKLAEGKEVREIDGRSYVLESPLHADVALIKALKADRWGNLVYRKTARNFGPIMATAAKTAIVQVSEVVALGELDPEAVVTPGIFVQRVVQLTPRAL; encoded by the coding sequence ATGATCAACAAAATTTACGAGAGCGCGGCGGCGGCCTTAGCCGATATCCGCGACGAATCGACTGTCATGATCGGCGGCTTCGGCAATGCCGGGATGCCCGCCGAACTGATCGATGCCCTGATCGATCAGGGCGCGCGCGAACTGACGATCGTCAATAACAACGCCGGCAATGGCGAGACCGGGCTTGCCGCGCTGCTGAAAGCCGGGCGCGTGCGGAAGATCGTCTGTTCGTTTCCGCGCCAGACCGACTCGCACATCTTCGACGGCCTCTATCGCGCCGGCAAGATCGAACTCGAATTGGTGCCGCAAGGCAATTTGGCCGAACGTATCCGTGCCGCGGGCGCCGGTATCGGCGGCTTCTTCACGCCGACCGGTTTCGGTACGAAGCTCGCGGAGGGCAAGGAAGTCCGCGAAATCGACGGACGTTCCTATGTGCTGGAAAGCCCGTTGCACGCCGATGTCGCGTTGATCAAGGCGTTGAAGGCCGATCGGTGGGGCAATCTGGTGTATCGGAAGACCGCGCGTAACTTCGGTCCGATCATGGCCACCGCCGCGAAGACCGCCATCGTGCAGGTGTCGGAAGTCGTCGCGCTCGGAGAATTGGATCCGGAAGCCGTCGTGACGCCGGGTATCTTCGTTCAGCGTGTCGTGCAACTGACGCCGCGGGCCCTGTGA
- a CDS encoding 3-oxoacid CoA-transferase subunit B has translation MKRLSRDDMAKRVAADIPEGAYVNLGIGVPTMVANHLAADKEIFLHSENGVLGMGPAPKPGEEDGDLINAGKQYVTLLAGGAFFHHADSFGMMRGGHLDYCVLGAFQVSVKGDLANWHTGAPDAIPAVGGAMDLALGAKRVFVMMEHFTKQGESKIVAQCGYPVTAVNCVSRIYTDLAIIEVTPDGLVVTDLFTDMPFDELVEKTGVPMTYRPQA, from the coding sequence ATGAAGCGACTCAGCCGAGACGACATGGCAAAGCGCGTGGCAGCCGACATTCCCGAAGGCGCCTACGTAAACCTCGGAATCGGTGTGCCGACGATGGTGGCGAATCACCTGGCAGCCGACAAGGAAATCTTCCTGCATAGCGAAAACGGCGTGCTGGGCATGGGGCCTGCACCGAAGCCGGGCGAGGAAGATGGCGATCTGATCAATGCCGGCAAGCAATACGTGACACTGCTCGCGGGCGGCGCGTTTTTCCATCACGCCGATTCCTTCGGCATGATGCGCGGCGGCCATCTCGATTATTGCGTCCTGGGTGCCTTTCAGGTATCGGTCAAGGGCGATCTGGCCAATTGGCATACCGGCGCGCCGGATGCCATCCCGGCGGTGGGCGGCGCGATGGATTTGGCGCTGGGCGCCAAGCGCGTGTTCGTGATGATGGAGCATTTCACGAAGCAAGGTGAAAGCAAGATCGTCGCGCAGTGCGGCTATCCGGTCACGGCCGTGAATTGCGTCAGCCGTATCTATACGGACCTGGCGATCATCGAGGTCACGCCGGACGGCCTCGTCGTGACGGACCTCTTCACCGATATGCCGTTCGATGAGCTGGTCGAGAAGACCGGTGTGCCGATGACCTACCGCCCGCAGGCCTGA